From Humisphaera borealis, the proteins below share one genomic window:
- the tuf gene encoding elongation factor Tu has product MAKAFFVRDKPHLNVGTIGHIDHGKTTLTAALSARSAARFPHVKAVSYDTIAKSGTRRDETKIITITAGHAEYESATRHYGHVDCPGHADYVKNMITGAAQMDGAILVVSAADGPMPQTREHVLLARQVGVPKLLVFLNKVDLVDDPELIDLVEMEARDLLSKYGFDGENTPVIRGSALPALQSPGDDTASAGVDALVAALDAWFELPARKLEQPLLMPIESVHAIKGLGTVVTGRIERGVVARGDAVEVVGLRRLDEPVLKSVVRDVEMFHRSAERAEAGDSAGLLLRGVELDQVERGQVVAVPGSVRPQATFDGELYVLRKDEGGRHTPIFGGYRPQFFFRTTDVAGEMALVGGVDMILPGDNVSIRIQLDLPVALEPGLRFAIREGGKTVGSGIVRRVLD; this is encoded by the coding sequence ATGGCCAAGGCATTTTTCGTCCGTGATAAGCCGCACCTTAACGTCGGCACGATCGGACATATCGACCATGGGAAGACGACGCTGACGGCAGCTTTGAGCGCGCGGTCGGCGGCTCGCTTCCCGCACGTGAAAGCCGTCAGCTACGACACGATCGCCAAGAGCGGTACGCGGCGCGACGAGACCAAGATCATCACGATCACGGCCGGTCACGCCGAGTACGAGTCGGCGACGCGGCACTACGGCCACGTCGACTGTCCGGGCCACGCCGACTACGTGAAGAACATGATCACCGGCGCGGCGCAGATGGACGGGGCAATCCTTGTCGTGTCGGCGGCCGACGGTCCCATGCCTCAGACGCGCGAGCACGTGCTGCTCGCACGACAGGTCGGCGTTCCGAAGTTGCTGGTCTTCCTGAACAAGGTGGATCTGGTCGACGACCCGGAACTGATCGACCTGGTCGAGATGGAAGCGCGCGATCTGCTGTCGAAGTACGGCTTCGACGGCGAGAACACGCCGGTGATCCGCGGCAGCGCGCTGCCGGCGCTGCAGTCGCCGGGCGATGACACGGCTTCGGCCGGTGTTGACGCCCTGGTGGCGGCGCTGGATGCGTGGTTCGAGCTGCCGGCCCGGAAGCTCGAGCAGCCGTTGCTCATGCCGATTGAGAGCGTTCACGCCATCAAGGGCCTGGGCACGGTGGTCACGGGGCGGATCGAACGCGGCGTCGTAGCGCGCGGCGATGCGGTCGAAGTGGTCGGCCTGCGACGGCTCGACGAGCCGGTGCTGAAGTCGGTCGTTCGCGACGTGGAGATGTTCCACCGGTCCGCGGAGCGCGCCGAGGCCGGCGACAGTGCGGGCCTGTTGCTGCGTGGCGTCGAGCTCGATCAGGTCGAGCGGGGCCAGGTGGTGGCGGTACCGGGCAGTGTACGGCCGCAAGCGACGTTCGACGGCGAGCTGTACGTGCTGAGGAAGGATGAGGGTGGGCGGCATACGCCGATCTTCGGCGGCTACCGACCGCAGTTCTTCTTCCGCACGACCGATGTTGCCGGCGAGATGGCGCTGGTTGGCGGCGTCGACATGATTCTGCCGGGCGACAACGTGTCGATCCGCATCCAGCTCGATTTGCCGGTCGCACTGGAACCCGGGCTGCGGTTTGCCATCCGCGAGGGTGGCAAGACGGTCGGATCGGGCATCGTCCGGCGCGTCCTGGATTGA
- a CDS encoding RNA ligase (ATP) codes for MSTLIVEVSRIDKVLPHPNADVLELAQIKGWQCVVPKGRYADGDRVVYIPIDSLLPVELSDRIGVTKYLSNGRVRCARLRGEPSFGVIMDLEDSTWAEGTDVRERYGITKYVPPIRPSAGDALPPHPLFVSYTDVENLRNFPGILVDGEPVVATEKVHGTNCRVGMIEGEWMAGSMEVRRQRPTDEQMASSTYWFPTTEPGVRALVENLSRTSRQVVLFGEVFGSKVQSLTYGAVGKLGFVAFDLLVDGKYLDADDFSDRCRAFGVATAPEVFRGTFSIGAIKAVSGGRTTFAGADHIREGVVVRPLKERTDPKVGRVILKYLGDEYLLSKRISDTDDV; via the coding sequence ATGTCCACGTTGATTGTTGAAGTGAGCCGGATCGACAAAGTGCTGCCGCACCCGAACGCCGATGTGCTGGAACTGGCCCAGATCAAGGGCTGGCAGTGCGTCGTCCCGAAGGGCCGGTACGCCGACGGCGACCGGGTCGTCTACATCCCGATCGACAGCCTGCTGCCGGTCGAGCTGTCGGACCGGATCGGCGTCACGAAGTACCTCTCCAACGGCCGGGTGCGCTGCGCCCGACTGCGGGGTGAGCCTTCGTTCGGCGTGATCATGGACCTGGAGGACTCGACCTGGGCTGAAGGCACCGACGTCCGCGAGCGGTACGGCATCACGAAATACGTGCCGCCGATCCGTCCGTCGGCGGGCGATGCGCTGCCGCCGCATCCGTTGTTCGTCAGCTACACCGACGTCGAGAACCTGCGGAACTTCCCGGGCATTCTCGTCGACGGCGAGCCGGTCGTGGCGACCGAGAAGGTGCACGGCACGAACTGCCGTGTCGGCATGATCGAAGGCGAGTGGATGGCCGGCTCGATGGAGGTCCGCCGTCAGCGTCCGACGGACGAACAGATGGCATCGAGCACGTACTGGTTCCCGACGACCGAACCGGGCGTGCGGGCGCTGGTGGAAAACCTCTCGCGCACCAGCCGGCAGGTTGTCCTGTTCGGCGAGGTGTTCGGCAGCAAGGTGCAGAGCCTGACGTACGGCGCGGTCGGCAAGCTGGGTTTCGTGGCGTTCGACCTGCTGGTCGACGGCAAGTACCTGGACGCCGACGACTTCTCGGACCGCTGCCGCGCCTTCGGCGTGGCGACGGCGCCGGAAGTCTTCCGCGGCACGTTCAGCATCGGCGCTATCAAGGCCGTCAGCGGCGGCCGGACGACGTTCGCCGGCGCTGACCACATTCGCGAGGGTGTGGTCGTGCGGCCGCTGAAGGAGCGGACCGACCCGAAGGTCGGCCGCGTGATTCTCAAGTACCTCGGTGACGAGTACCTGCTCAGCAAGCGCATCTCGGACACCGACGACGTGTAG